Proteins encoded in a region of the Malaciobacter mytili LMG 24559 genome:
- the nikA gene encoding nickel ABC transporter substrate-binding protein: MLLKNKWIASSLLAISLMLGSTTTATGNDVTLKNQLTYVNYRDIRDLNPHLYSGELFAQNLLFESLVKIENDGSYTPWLAKSWEIKDKGKTYVFQLRDDVYFHDGEKFNAKAAKANFDAILDNSKRHGWLESIRLMIEVEKSGKKAIEVTGEYELTLHLASAYYPLLTELGVTRPFRFISPKSFKDGITKNGVTKMSGTGPYILKSNKIDEYSVFVTNDKYWGKKPKIEKIVAKVIPDEQTRLLALENGEIDLIFGPNMISAEAYNIYSNKSGFKGIMSEPVSTRMLLLNTTNHILKDVRVRQALSYATDKVKISKGLFDGIESPADTLMSKNTPYSDIGLKPYEFSFEKAKKLLDEAGWEKVDGKKYRQKDGKDLEIILNYDANKVTDNNIAEFLQSQYAKIGIHLNIKGEEEQAFRDRQKAGNFAITFNIGWGIPYDPQSFLGGMTKPVYGDYMAQQGLSNKKELDEHILAAFKSVDEGKRQKHYKYVLETLHNQAVYLPLTYKRNRAIFNEKVKGVSFNISQFEVPMEKMNIE, encoded by the coding sequence ATGTTATTAAAAAATAAATGGATAGCAAGTTCTTTACTTGCAATTTCCTTAATGTTAGGTAGCACAACAACTGCTACTGGAAATGATGTTACTTTAAAAAATCAATTAACTTATGTAAACTATAGAGATATAAGAGATTTAAATCCTCATTTATATAGTGGGGAACTTTTTGCTCAAAATCTTTTATTTGAATCATTAGTTAAGATTGAAAATGATGGCTCTTATACACCGTGGTTAGCAAAAAGTTGGGAAATTAAAGATAAAGGAAAAACTTATGTTTTTCAATTAAGAGATGATGTATATTTTCATGATGGTGAAAAATTTAATGCGAAAGCTGCAAAAGCAAATTTTGATGCAATTTTAGATAATAGCAAAAGACATGGTTGGCTTGAGTCTATTCGTCTTATGATTGAAGTTGAAAAATCAGGAAAAAAAGCCATAGAAGTTACAGGAGAGTATGAACTTACATTACATTTAGCCTCTGCATATTACCCTTTATTAACAGAACTTGGAGTTACAAGACCTTTTAGATTTATATCTCCTAAATCTTTTAAAGATGGAATAACAAAAAATGGTGTGACTAAGATGAGTGGTACAGGGCCATATATTTTAAAAAGCAACAAGATTGATGAATATTCAGTATTTGTAACAAATGACAAATATTGGGGTAAAAAACCTAAGATTGAAAAAATTGTTGCAAAAGTTATTCCTGATGAACAGACAAGATTACTTGCACTTGAAAATGGTGAAATTGACTTAATTTTTGGACCAAATATGATTAGTGCAGAAGCTTATAATATATATTCTAATAAATCTGGATTTAAAGGTATTATGTCTGAGCCAGTTTCTACTAGAATGCTACTTTTAAATACTACAAATCATATTTTAAAAGATGTTAGAGTTAGACAAGCATTATCATATGCGACTGATAAAGTAAAAATCTCAAAAGGTCTATTTGATGGTATTGAATCTCCTGCTGATACTCTTATGTCCAAAAATACTCCATATTCTGATATTGGTTTAAAACCATATGAGTTTAGTTTTGAAAAAGCTAAAAAGCTTTTAGATGAAGCAGGTTGGGAAAAAGTTGATGGTAAAAAATATAGGCAAAAAGATGGTAAAGATTTAGAAATTATTTTAAATTATGATGCAAATAAAGTAACTGATAATAATATTGCTGAATTTTTACAAAGTCAATATGCAAAAATTGGTATTCATTTAAATATTAAAGGTGAAGAAGAACAAGCTTTTAGAGATAGACAAAAAGCAGGTAATTTTGCAATTACTTTTAATATAGGTTGGGGCATTCCCTATGATCCACAATCATTTCTTGGCGGAATGACAAAACCAGTTTATGGTGATTATATGGCACAACAAGGTCTTTCTAATAAAAAAGAGCTAGATGAGCATATTTTAGCAGCATTTAAAAGTGTAGATGAGGGGAAAAGACAAAAACACTATAAATATGTTCTTGAAACACTTCATAATCAGGCAGTATATTTACCTCTTACATATAAAAGAAATAGAGCTATTTTTAATGAAAAAGTTAAAGGTGTAAGTTTTAATATATCTCAATTTGAAGTTCCAATGGAAAAAATGAATATAGAATAA
- a CDS encoding response regulator transcription factor — protein sequence MQELKKLNLLYVEDELRTKDNYTKTFKIIFNQVFSTDNYNDAINIFSTNSIDFVLLDIELNNEKNGFDIAEKIREFNPLIPIVFLTALDHKDILLKAINSNINGYIVKPLSIEKFIDITKPILKKINLTQNFITFRDFKYYFDTYELFNKNNQLIKLGKKETKLLHTFLTNIDKVLSREFLEYEIWEEPLYSDTTLKNLMASLRKKIGKETIVNISKIGWKIETF from the coding sequence ATGCAAGAGTTAAAAAAGTTAAATTTATTATATGTAGAAGATGAATTAAGAACAAAAGATAATTATACTAAGACTTTTAAAATAATATTTAACCAAGTATTTTCCACTGATAATTATAATGATGCAATCAATATATTTTCAACTAATTCAATTGATTTTGTTTTACTTGATATAGAATTAAATAATGAAAAAAATGGTTTTGATATAGCAGAAAAGATTAGAGAATTTAATCCTTTGATTCCTATAGTATTTTTAACAGCTCTAGACCATAAAGATATTCTACTAAAAGCAATAAATTCAAATATAAATGGATATATTGTAAAACCTTTAAGTATAGAAAAATTTATTGATATTACAAAACCTATTTTAAAAAAAATAAACTTAACTCAAAATTTTATAACTTTTAGAGATTTTAAATATTACTTTGATACTTATGAATTATTTAATAAAAATAATCAGTTAATAAAATTAGGAAAAAAAGAAACAAAATTGCTTCATACTTTTTTAACTAATATAGATAAAGTGCTTAGTAGAGAGTTTTTAGAGTATGAAATATGGGAAGAGCCTTTATATTCTGATACAACACTAAAAAACCTAATGGCTAGTTTAAGAAAAAAAATTGGTAAAGAAACTATAGTAAATATATCTAAAATTGGATGGAAAATTGAAACTTTTTAG
- the hypA gene encoding hydrogenase maturation nickel metallochaperone HypA: protein MHEYSIVQSLLEQCEQHAKANDASKVTKVVVKIGVLSGVEVDLLQTAFDTFKEKTVCDKAEFIINHQKVVIVCNECNEKTTLEKNEFLCPKCNSGDLKVIDGEDMYLMSLELE from the coding sequence ATGCATGAATATAGTATTGTTCAGTCATTATTAGAACAGTGTGAACAACACGCAAAAGCAAATGATGCTTCTAAAGTAACAAAAGTTGTAGTAAAAATAGGTGTATTAAGTGGTGTTGAGGTTGATTTATTGCAAACAGCTTTTGATACATTTAAAGAAAAAACAGTTTGTGATAAGGCAGAATTTATAATAAATCATCAAAAAGTAGTCATTGTATGCAATGAATGTAATGAAAAAACAACTTTAGAAAAAAATGAATTTTTATGTCCAAAATGCAATAGTGGAGATTTAAAAGTTATAGATGGAGAAGATATGTATCTTATGAGTTTAGAGCTAGAATAA
- a CDS encoding hydrogenase maturation protein, with product MKILLLISSFNSLSQKVYVRLKEQNHIVSIKYAIDNKLMIEEVKSFKPDIILCPFLNKFVPKEIYENTATFIVHPGIIGDRGANSLDLAILEDKKQWGVVVLKANEEFDGGDIYSFENFSMPNKSKASIYRNEVTNCAIKAIDKLFINLQDSSFSPIKQVLNPLHKKITQEDRKINWEKDSSSEIIKKINASDSSPGVKETLLGLPCYMYGAFLEEELKGKPKQIVAKRDGAICIGTIDKAVWITHLKEENYFKLPTTYVLKDRLKGVVEKRVPLVLTKHIDTFYELRVEKEEEIAYLYFNFHNGAMSTAQCIRLKYAIDYLKEECKVLVLMGGEDFFSNGIHLNILEDSKKQGEDGWSNINAINDIIKSLIFSSEIITVTSFGKNAGAGGVFLGLASDYIVINEEVVLNPHYKTLGLSGSEYHSFTLPKRVGELKAKEIINKCLPLGSSEAKNIGLVDKVFKNENYLKELKEFCKDLLKDEDSFDEFCEQKEEFLEENAKYINSCKEKELKQMYDEFWKEESLFHILRKEFVYKKQALKTPQRLKEI from the coding sequence ATGAAAATTTTATTATTAATCTCTTCTTTTAACTCACTATCTCAAAAAGTATATGTGAGGTTAAAAGAACAAAATCATATAGTAAGTATTAAGTATGCAATAGATAATAAACTTATGATAGAAGAGGTTAAGTCTTTTAAACCAGATATTATTCTTTGTCCTTTTTTAAATAAGTTTGTTCCAAAAGAGATTTATGAAAATACCGCAACTTTTATTGTTCATCCTGGAATTATAGGAGATAGGGGTGCAAATTCACTGGATTTAGCAATTTTAGAAGATAAAAAACAGTGGGGAGTTGTAGTTTTAAAAGCAAATGAAGAGTTTGATGGAGGAGATATTTACTCTTTTGAAAATTTTTCTATGCCCAATAAAAGTAAAGCTTCAATATATAGAAATGAAGTTACAAACTGTGCAATTAAAGCAATAGATAAACTTTTTATTAATCTTCAAGATAGCTCTTTTAGTCCAATTAAACAAGTTTTAAACCCCCTTCATAAAAAAATAACTCAAGAAGATAGAAAAATTAATTGGGAAAAAGATAGCAGTAGTGAGATTATTAAAAAAATAAATGCAAGTGATTCAAGTCCTGGGGTTAAAGAAACTTTATTGGGCTTACCTTGTTATATGTATGGAGCTTTTTTAGAAGAAGAGTTAAAAGGAAAACCAAAACAAATAGTTGCAAAAAGAGATGGAGCTATTTGTATAGGAACTATTGATAAAGCAGTTTGGATTACACATTTAAAAGAAGAAAACTACTTTAAACTACCCACAACTTATGTATTAAAAGATAGATTAAAAGGTGTAGTTGAAAAAAGAGTACCTTTAGTTTTGACTAAACATATAGATACTTTTTATGAATTAAGAGTCGAAAAAGAAGAAGAAATAGCATATTTATATTTTAATTTTCATAATGGAGCTATGAGTACAGCTCAGTGTATAAGATTGAAATATGCAATAGATTACTTAAAAGAAGAGTGTAAAGTTCTTGTTTTAATGGGAGGAGAAGACTTTTTTTCAAATGGAATACATTTAAATATTTTAGAAGATAGTAAAAAACAAGGGGAAGATGGTTGGAGTAATATCAATGCTATTAATGATATTATTAAATCTTTAATTTTCTCTTCAGAAATTATTACTGTTACTAGTTTTGGGAAAAATGCAGGTGCTGGAGGAGTTTTTTTAGGGCTTGCAAGTGATTATATAGTAATTAATGAAGAAGTGGTTTTAAATCCCCATTATAAAACTTTGGGTTTAAGTGGAAGTGAGTATCACAGCTTTACTCTTCCAAAAAGAGTGGGAGAACTTAAAGCAAAAGAGATAATAAATAAATGTTTACCCCTTGGAAGTAGTGAAGCTAAAAATATCGGTTTAGTAGATAAAGTGTTTAAAAATGAGAATTATCTAAAAGAGTTAAAAGAGTTTTGCAAAGATTTACTTAAAGATGAAGATAGTTTTGATGAGTTTTGTGAACAAAAAGAAGAGTTTTTAGAAGAAAATGCAAAGTATATTAATTCTTGTAAAGAAAAAGAATTAAAACAAATGTATGATGAATTTTGGAAAGAAGAGTCTTTATTTCATATTTTAAGAAAAGAGTTTGTTTATAAAAAACAAGCTTTAAAAACCCCACAAAGATTAAAGGAGATATAA
- a CDS encoding transporter substrate-binding domain-containing protein has product MKLFRVFFYILIFLLDIFAEEFNKKEDILAIHPLTMLLLKNSTTITLTKEEKEFLQKYPKIIIGSDTKWIPYVYETKDKRVIGFNIDILEKINKLIGSNFKFELDTHKNIIKKVKEKKIDGIISSFISEENNEYLNFSIPFLKQSINIVVKHGNPLRIKSIKDLENKTIVIQNGNYFLENIVKETFTNSKIIYKDLYEDVFEEVVFGQADATINEGPSNFLKNEKDLPYLNRAFSFDKKVEMFFSIRKDMPEAISILNKGIKAIPNNEIEVLYHKWFGTFNFDIHSSGLSKIDKEYINKIKKVKVCTDSTWYAFNKENSDEESITNNILNIVLKKVGLEKDLIFTATWEESLLLLKKGDCDLISAISKNSENEKFIKFTKPYTNYPIMLITHVDTSYLYNLNELKDKKIAIIKDNAVLNKYKYSNKEIVYVSTPYEGLKMVQEKKVFAYVDLLPKFIYTLDKVENVKINREIDSSVDISMGLRTTDNHLFHIIENSLSSITDIEKNKIFSKLFKENYRKNVNKELIVQVILLLLAAVFLVLFWNIQLKKSVKKALQKNKQQESLLYYYSTQDAMKDLVGNISHQWKQPINELSSVLFYLETKLYLKQEITNEDIKENTLKSRAIIDYLSKTVNIFSNYYVDKKTETNIKILTLLEQSIFITDGSFRKLNTKISLDIKDKNLKVKGEFLQQVILSILNNARNIIVERKIGDSLINIKLYKKDIYSILEIEDNFGGITNIDTIFNLGTTNSKKGTGLGLFISKRIIQDKYQGEISVKNKKNGAVFIIKLPIDCV; this is encoded by the coding sequence TTGAAACTTTTTAGAGTGTTTTTTTATATACTAATTTTCTTATTAGATATTTTTGCTGAAGAATTTAATAAAAAAGAAGATATTTTAGCTATTCATCCTCTAACAATGCTTTTACTTAAAAATTCAACTACTATAACTTTAACTAAAGAAGAAAAAGAATTTTTACAAAAATATCCAAAAATAATTATAGGAAGTGATACTAAATGGATACCTTATGTTTATGAAACAAAGGATAAAAGAGTTATAGGATTTAATATAGATATTTTAGAAAAGATAAATAAGTTAATAGGTTCAAATTTTAAATTTGAATTAGATACACATAAAAATATTATTAAAAAAGTAAAAGAAAAAAAAATTGATGGAATTATTTCTAGTTTTATTAGTGAGGAAAATAATGAATATTTAAATTTCTCAATTCCTTTTTTAAAACAGTCGATTAATATTGTTGTAAAACATGGTAATCCTTTAAGAATTAAAAGTATAAAAGATTTAGAAAATAAAACTATTGTTATTCAAAATGGGAATTATTTTTTAGAAAATATTGTTAAAGAAACTTTTACTAATTCTAAAATAATTTATAAAGATTTATATGAAGATGTTTTTGAAGAAGTAGTTTTTGGTCAAGCTGATGCAACAATCAATGAAGGTCCTAGTAACTTTCTTAAAAATGAAAAAGATCTTCCTTATTTAAACAGGGCTTTTAGCTTTGATAAAAAAGTTGAAATGTTTTTTTCTATTAGAAAAGATATGCCTGAAGCAATAAGTATTTTAAATAAAGGTATTAAAGCAATTCCAAATAATGAAATTGAAGTACTTTATCATAAATGGTTTGGCACTTTTAATTTTGATATTCATTCAAGTGGCCTATCTAAAATAGATAAAGAATATATAAATAAAATAAAAAAAGTAAAAGTATGTACTGATTCAACTTGGTATGCTTTCAATAAAGAAAATAGTGATGAAGAAAGTATTACTAATAATATTTTAAATATAGTATTAAAAAAAGTTGGTTTAGAAAAAGATTTAATTTTTACAGCCACTTGGGAAGAGTCTTTACTATTATTAAAAAAAGGAGATTGTGATTTAATTTCTGCAATTTCTAAAAATAGTGAAAATGAAAAATTTATTAAATTTACAAAACCTTATACTAATTATCCCATTATGTTAATTACTCATGTAGATACTTCTTATTTATATAATTTAAATGAATTAAAAGATAAAAAAATTGCAATTATAAAAGATAATGCAGTTTTAAATAAGTATAAATATAGTAACAAAGAAATAGTTTATGTATCTACTCCTTATGAAGGATTAAAAATGGTTCAAGAAAAAAAAGTTTTTGCTTATGTAGATTTACTACCTAAGTTTATATACACTCTTGATAAAGTAGAAAATGTGAAAATTAATAGAGAAATTGATTCTTCTGTAGATATATCAATGGGACTTAGAACTACTGATAATCATTTATTTCATATTATTGAAAATTCATTATCAAGTATTACAGATATAGAAAAAAATAAAATTTTTAGTAAACTTTTCAAAGAAAATTATAGAAAAAATGTTAATAAAGAATTGATAGTTCAAGTAATACTTCTATTGCTTGCAGCAGTTTTTTTAGTGTTATTTTGGAATATTCAACTAAAAAAGAGTGTAAAAAAGGCATTGCAAAAAAATAAACAGCAGGAAAGTTTGCTTTATTATTATTCTACTCAAGATGCAATGAAAGATTTAGTTGGTAATATATCTCATCAGTGGAAACAACCCATAAATGAACTCTCATCAGTTCTTTTTTATCTTGAAACAAAATTATATTTAAAACAAGAAATTACAAATGAGGATATTAAAGAAAATACTTTAAAATCAAGAGCAATTATTGATTATTTATCAAAAACTGTTAATATTTTTTCAAATTATTATGTAGATAAAAAAACTGAAACTAATATTAAAATTTTAACTCTTTTGGAACAATCAATTTTTATAACAGATGGTTCTTTTAGAAAATTAAATACGAAAATAAGTCTTGATATAAAAGATAAGAATTTAAAAGTAAAAGGTGAATTTTTACAACAAGTTATTTTATCAATATTGAATAATGCTAGAAATATTATTGTTGAAAGAAAAATTGGTGATTCTCTTATCAATATTAAGCTTTATAAAAAAGATATATATTCTATATTAGAAATAGAAGATAATTTTGGAGGAATAACTAATATAGATACAATTTTTAATCTTGGTACTACAAACTCAAAAAAAGGAACGGGATTAGGATTATTTATATCTAAGCGAATAATACAAGATAAATATCAAGGTGAGATTAGTGTAAAAAATAAAAAAAATGGTGCAGTATTTATAATAAAATTACCTATTGATTGCGTTTAA
- a CDS encoding OprD family outer membrane porin has protein sequence MKKNYLSLTLALMSFLTVSNASTLQDTLSNGKISGTLQAYYFARDKNSGTDNDILTLGLDISYESAEYNGFGFKTTFQSASSPWVDEDGKAGRKSNMWGSGAQLSEAFISYTYIKTSAQIGRMYFSSPLLSGSGSRVNKEAFQGFVITNSNIPDTVVTLAYMNKFQSRTDGKGNIGEFTKNFKTAAAPWSFKLDDGAYTVSIVNKSLENLTLTAAYVDAIDAFKATYLEAAYNFLNYSISTQYYNSKEEGKESGNLFGLQGTASFGPLNFTASYTTTGDDADVLPGLGNGADLAYTWSEAFAYQYAANQDSAKILAKYKINEAAYVSVAYLEEDGKDYKKGYTDLVAGYKFSGSLKGLDLKVAYEIGSKDAKDDELRVRLNYKF, from the coding sequence ATGAAAAAGAATTATTTAAGTTTAACCTTAGCTTTAATGTCTTTTTTAACTGTTTCTAATGCTTCAACATTGCAAGATACTTTGTCTAATGGTAAAATTAGTGGTACTCTTCAAGCCTATTATTTTGCTAGAGATAAGAATTCAGGAACAGATAATGATATTTTAACATTAGGTTTGGATATTAGTTATGAAAGTGCAGAATATAATGGTTTTGGATTTAAAACAACTTTTCAAAGTGCAAGTTCTCCTTGGGTAGACGAAGATGGTAAGGCTGGTAGAAAAAGTAATATGTGGGGTTCAGGAGCCCAGCTTTCTGAAGCTTTTATCTCTTATACTTATATAAAAACTAGTGCCCAAATAGGTAGAATGTATTTTTCTTCTCCTCTTTTAAGTGGAAGTGGTTCAAGAGTTAATAAAGAAGCTTTTCAAGGATTTGTAATAACAAATAGTAATATTCCTGATACAGTTGTAACTTTAGCATATATGAATAAGTTTCAATCAAGAACTGATGGAAAAGGGAATATTGGAGAATTTACTAAAAATTTTAAAACTGCAGCTGCTCCTTGGTCTTTTAAATTAGATGATGGTGCATATACTGTTAGTATTGTAAATAAATCTTTAGAAAATTTAACTTTAACTGCTGCATATGTTGATGCAATAGATGCCTTTAAAGCAACTTATTTAGAAGCAGCTTATAACTTTTTAAATTATTCAATTTCAACTCAATACTATAATAGTAAAGAAGAGGGAAAAGAAAGTGGTAACTTATTTGGACTTCAAGGTACTGCTTCATTTGGTCCTTTAAACTTTACAGCCTCTTATACAACAACTGGTGATGATGCTGATGTTCTTCCTGGTCTTGGAAATGGAGCAGACTTAGCATATACTTGGTCAGAAGCATTTGCATATCAATATGCAGCAAATCAAGATTCAGCAAAAATCTTAGCAAAATATAAAATTAATGAAGCAGCATATGTAAGTGTAGCTTATTTAGAAGAAGATGGAAAAGATTACAAAAAAGGTTATACAGACCTTGTGGCAGGTTACAAATTTTCAGGTTCATTAAAAGGTTTAGATTTAAAAGTTGCTTATGAAATAGGTAGCAAAGATGCTAAAGATGATGAATTAAGAGTTAGATTAAACTATAAATTTTAA
- the hypE gene encoding hydrogenase expression/formation protein HypE, whose amino-acid sequence MKTVTLAHGNGGAENQELISKVFYKAFKNEILTKSEDAAVIEDGNLAFTTDSFTVSPLFFNGADIGKLSICGTCNDLAMMGAKPKYLTCSVIIEEGFEIKSLEKIVKSMKNELEINGAIIVSGDTKVVPKGSVDKIFINTTGIGQILQKGISSNLISSEDIIIVSRDIGCHGATIFAAREGMDMNSDLKSDCASLYPQIKALIEAGIKITALRDATRGGVSAVLNEWANQSDICIEVQEDKIPISDEVKGICELLGFEPMSLANEGTFVMAIKKEEALKALEVLQKFENSNNACIIGEVTQQYPKKVVLNSAWGTKRFLELPTGELLPRIC is encoded by the coding sequence ATGAAAACAGTTACTTTAGCCCATGGAAATGGTGGAGCAGAAAATCAAGAGTTAATTTCAAAAGTTTTTTACAAAGCTTTTAAAAATGAAATTTTAACAAAAAGTGAAGATGCTGCTGTTATTGAAGATGGAAATTTAGCTTTTACTACTGATTCTTTTACAGTAAGTCCACTTTTTTTTAATGGAGCTGATATAGGAAAATTATCTATTTGTGGAACTTGCAATGATTTAGCTATGATGGGTGCAAAGCCTAAATATCTCACATGTTCAGTTATTATTGAAGAGGGCTTTGAAATTAAAAGCTTAGAAAAAATTGTAAAATCAATGAAAAATGAACTAGAAATAAATGGTGCAATTATTGTAAGTGGTGATACAAAGGTAGTGCCAAAAGGAAGTGTAGATAAAATCTTTATAAATACTACTGGTATTGGGCAAATTTTACAAAAAGGAATTAGCTCAAACTTAATTTCTAGTGAAGATATAATAATAGTAAGTCGAGATATAGGATGTCATGGTGCAACTATTTTTGCAGCACGAGAAGGTATGGATATGAATAGTGATTTAAAAAGTGATTGTGCTTCTTTATACCCACAAATAAAAGCTTTAATTGAAGCTGGTATTAAAATAACTGCTTTAAGAGATGCAACAAGAGGTGGAGTTAGTGCTGTTTTAAATGAATGGGCAAATCAATCTGATATTTGTATTGAAGTGCAAGAAGATAAAATACCCATATCAGATGAAGTAAAAGGTATTTGTGAATTACTTGGCTTTGAACCTATGAGTTTAGCAAATGAGGGGACTTTTGTAATGGCTATAAAAAAAGAAGAAGCTTTAAAAGCCTTAGAGGTTTTACAAAAATTCGAAAACTCAAATAATGCTTGTATTATTGGGGAAGTTACTCAACAATATCCTAAAAAAGTTGTATTAAATTCAGCTTGGGGAACAAAAAGGTTTTTAGAGTTACCAACTGGTGAACTTCTTCCTAGAATCTGCTAA
- the opp1B gene encoding nickel/cobalt ABC transporter permease yields the protein MKRLFLTIPMLFSITFIAFSLTTFIPSDPAEVALRVNEIIPTAEAIEEIRIELGMDKPFLIRYANWLNDLFHLDLGNSYINNNRTVIGEIARSLPATLTLAFFAFIIVIVVSIPIGVLSAVYKDSYFDKIIRLIVFIATAMPNYWMGLLLMWLFALEFKLLPTSGATSLLHFILPAITLSLNFIALYVRLIRNSMLDKMKEDFVFYLNVRGIKQISIILKHLVKNSLQTSINALGMSIVLLIAGTFVIENIFAIPGIGRLCISSIFNRDYPMIQGYILMMGFLFVFVNLIVDIIQVYLDPRLKKGVKGL from the coding sequence ATTAAAAGATTGTTTTTAACAATTCCAATGTTATTTTCGATTACTTTTATTGCTTTTAGTTTAACTACTTTTATTCCTTCAGATCCAGCTGAAGTTGCTTTAAGAGTAAATGAAATTATTCCTACTGCTGAAGCTATTGAGGAGATAAGAATAGAATTAGGTATGGATAAGCCTTTTTTAATTAGGTATGCAAACTGGCTAAATGACCTTTTTCATCTAGATTTAGGGAATTCTTATATCAATAATAATAGAACAGTTATAGGAGAAATAGCTAGAAGTTTACCTGCTACACTTACTTTAGCTTTTTTTGCTTTTATTATCGTTATTGTAGTGAGTATTCCTATTGGTGTATTAAGTGCTGTTTACAAAGATAGTTATTTTGATAAAATTATTAGGCTTATTGTTTTTATCGCAACTGCTATGCCAAATTACTGGATGGGACTACTTTTAATGTGGTTATTTGCTTTAGAATTTAAACTTTTACCTACAAGTGGGGCTACTTCTTTATTACATTTTATTTTACCTGCTATAACTCTTAGCTTAAATTTTATTGCACTGTATGTAAGGCTTATTAGAAATAGTATGCTTGATAAGATGAAAGAGGATTTTGTATTTTATTTAAATGTTAGAGGAATAAAACAAATAAGCATTATTTTAAAACATTTAGTTAAAAATTCACTTCAAACTTCTATAAATGCTTTAGGAATGAGTATTGTTTTACTTATTGCTGGAACTTTTGTAATTGAAAATATTTTTGCTATTCCAGGTATTGGAAGACTTTGTATCTCTTCCATTTTTAATAGAGATTATCCAATGATTCAAGGTTATATTTTAATGATGGGATTTTTATTTGTATTTGTTAATTTGATAGTTGATATTATTCAAGTGTATCTTGATCCAAGATTAAAAAAAGGAGTGAAAGGCTTATGA